A window of Phycobacter azelaicus contains these coding sequences:
- a CDS encoding 23S rRNA (adenine(2030)-N(6))-methyltransferase RlmJ — protein MLSYQHIYHAGNLADVQKHALLAWMLAYLTRKDKPLSYVETHAGRGLYELQAPEALKTGEAAAGIFRVLGGEALAEDHPLSRAISECRARFGATSYPGSPLVAAALLREMDSLHFAELHPQECAALRQALRPWRAKVHQQDGFELALSLAPPTPRRGLLLIDPSYEVKADYARIPGIIGKLHRKWNVGVIALWYPILTDGAHEKMLATLEAQNLPGMLRHEVRFPPAREGHRMVGSGMFVVNAPFGAEEEVARISALFEELNRG, from the coding sequence ATGCTGTCATATCAACATATCTATCACGCCGGAAACCTGGCTGACGTTCAGAAGCACGCGCTGCTGGCCTGGATGCTGGCCTATCTAACGCGCAAGGACAAACCACTGAGTTATGTCGAAACCCACGCGGGGCGCGGCCTTTATGAACTTCAGGCGCCCGAGGCGTTGAAGACCGGGGAAGCCGCGGCGGGGATCTTCCGTGTGTTGGGTGGCGAGGCGTTGGCCGAGGATCACCCCCTGAGCCGGGCTATTTCCGAATGCCGCGCGCGGTTTGGCGCCACAAGCTATCCCGGATCGCCCCTGGTGGCCGCCGCACTGTTGCGGGAGATGGACAGCCTCCATTTTGCCGAGCTGCACCCTCAGGAATGTGCCGCCCTTCGGCAGGCGCTGAGGCCCTGGCGGGCAAAGGTGCATCAGCAGGATGGGTTTGAGCTGGCCCTGTCTCTGGCCCCGCCGACGCCGCGCCGGGGGCTGCTGCTGATTGACCCTTCATACGAGGTGAAAGCCGATTATGCCCGCATTCCCGGCATTATCGGCAAGCTGCATCGCAAGTGGAACGTCGGTGTGATTGCGCTGTGGTATCCGATCCTGACCGATGGCGCGCATGAGAAGATGCTGGCCACCCTGGAGGCGCAGAATCTGCCCGGCATGTTGCGCCACGAGGTGCGTTTCCCGCCTGCCCGCGAGGGGCACCGGATGGTTGGGTCGGGGATGTTCGTGGTGAACGCGCCTTTTGGCGCCGAAGAGGAAGTCGCGCGCATCAGCGCACTATTCGAAGAGCTGAACCGGGGGTAA
- a CDS encoding 2-isopropylmalate synthase, translating to MTRFGTALVFSTSLALISPGLVSPVRAQDNQVMTTQDEIGGVYEGTFRGGLQHGIGTYKLPSGYEYSGEWVDGEIRGQGVARYPNGAVYEGEFAKGKPEGLGKITFADGGTYEGEWSDGLINGKGVAVYANGARYEGDFVNGEHHGKGVMQNPGGYEYAGDWIEGRKEGEGKITYPDGATYEGGILDGQLHGNGTLIMPDGLVYTGEWANNQMHGQGKLTQPNGDIYEGPLENGRRQGVGRQVHANGDIYVGDFKDDLRHGTGTFTKTDGYVYEGDWLAGQIEGVGKVTYPDGSVYEGQFRDDLAEGLGKITYPDGSTYEGDWIAGVIEGQGVATYPNGVVYTGSFKNARNHGQGVMTYESGYRYDGDWQDGQRHGQARVTYADGSIYTGEFANSQRHGKGRIEMPGGFVYEGDWQEGKITGQGVATYANGDVYEGSFVNGKRQGPGLMRYATGQETSGAWENGALVTENSGEEQADQPADNN from the coding sequence ATGACCCGTTTCGGCACCGCACTCGTTTTTTCGACGTCTTTAGCATTGATTTCGCCGGGGCTGGTCAGTCCGGTCAGGGCGCAGGACAACCAGGTCATGACCACTCAGGACGAGATTGGCGGCGTCTATGAGGGGACCTTTCGTGGCGGCCTGCAGCACGGGATCGGCACCTACAAACTGCCCAGTGGCTACGAATACTCAGGCGAATGGGTTGATGGAGAAATCCGCGGCCAGGGCGTCGCGCGCTATCCCAATGGCGCGGTTTATGAGGGTGAGTTCGCGAAGGGAAAACCTGAAGGGCTCGGAAAGATTACCTTTGCCGATGGCGGCACCTACGAAGGCGAATGGTCCGACGGGCTGATCAACGGCAAAGGCGTTGCAGTCTATGCCAACGGTGCCCGCTATGAGGGCGATTTTGTGAATGGTGAGCACCATGGCAAGGGCGTCATGCAAAACCCGGGTGGCTATGAATATGCCGGTGACTGGATCGAAGGGCGCAAAGAGGGAGAAGGCAAGATCACCTATCCCGATGGTGCGACCTATGAGGGCGGAATCCTGGATGGCCAGCTTCATGGCAACGGCACTCTGATCATGCCGGATGGGCTGGTTTACACCGGCGAATGGGCCAACAATCAGATGCACGGCCAGGGCAAACTGACCCAACCCAATGGCGATATTTACGAAGGCCCTCTTGAAAACGGTCGCCGCCAAGGTGTCGGCCGACAGGTGCACGCGAACGGCGACATCTACGTGGGCGACTTCAAGGACGACCTGCGCCATGGCACCGGAACATTCACCAAGACAGATGGATATGTTTACGAGGGCGACTGGCTTGCAGGCCAGATCGAGGGCGTGGGCAAGGTCACCTACCCCGACGGATCCGTTTACGAAGGGCAGTTCCGGGACGATCTGGCCGAAGGGCTTGGCAAGATCACCTACCCAGATGGATCGACCTATGAGGGCGACTGGATCGCTGGCGTGATCGAAGGACAAGGCGTGGCCACCTACCCAAACGGCGTTGTCTACACCGGAAGCTTCAAGAACGCCCGCAACCATGGCCAGGGTGTGATGACCTATGAAAGCGGCTATCGCTACGATGGCGATTGGCAGGATGGCCAGCGACATGGACAGGCCAGAGTGACCTATGCAGATGGATCCATCTATACCGGGGAATTCGCCAATAGCCAGCGCCACGGCAAGGGCAGGATCGAAATGCCCGGCGGATTTGTCTATGAAGGCGACTGGCAGGAAGGCAAGATCACCGGCCAGGGCGTGGCCACCTATGCCAATGGCGACGTCTACGAGGGCAGCTTTGTCAACGGCAAGCGGCAAGGCCCCGGCCTGATGCGCTATGCCACGGGCCAGGAGACCAGCGGCGCCTGGGAAAACGGTGCACTGGTCACGGAAAACTCCGGCGAAGAACAGGCTGACCAGCCCGCGGACAACAACTAG
- a CDS encoding NAD(P)/FAD-dependent oxidoreductase codes for MPGPKLPHFQADLALPKRVDAVVIGGGIIGATTALELAERGYSVLLCEKGQIGAEQSSRNWGWVRMSQRDPRELPLMAKAHEIWEELEARTGHPTGYTRAGILFTAETEKATAGLEAWAQHMAPFDAPAQMVRGEQLAELMPRHQTGTIAALHTPLDGRAEPQLATHAIASAARAAGAKVMTECAVRSVETEAGKISGVMTERGRVGCSAVVVAGGAWSRLFLGNAGIWLPQMKVLNSVLRTSAVQDGPEVAMWAKGFALRKRADGGYSIADGTENVVDLVPDSFRLAIRFLPAFLDEWRSLRFRLSERWRIEAAQSRRWQPDQHTPFEACRVLDPEPSQKAIRNSWGAAQKAFPILQGADVVQSWGGMIDVTPDAIPVISQVDDLPGLFVSTGYSGHGFGIGPAAGRLTADLVTGDAPIVDPRPFALDRFTKKARAVKPTPESVNAAKVPLSPSSDS; via the coding sequence ATGCCTGGACCTAAGCTGCCCCATTTCCAAGCTGATCTTGCCCTGCCCAAACGTGTCGATGCGGTCGTCATCGGCGGGGGAATCATCGGCGCCACGACCGCTCTTGAACTCGCAGAGCGTGGTTATTCCGTTCTTTTGTGCGAAAAGGGCCAGATCGGCGCCGAGCAAAGCTCGCGTAACTGGGGCTGGGTGCGCATGTCACAGCGGGACCCGCGCGAGCTGCCGCTGATGGCCAAGGCGCATGAGATCTGGGAGGAGCTTGAGGCGCGTACCGGCCATCCCACCGGATACACCCGCGCGGGCATCCTTTTCACCGCCGAGACGGAGAAGGCCACGGCGGGCTTGGAAGCTTGGGCGCAGCATATGGCCCCCTTTGATGCGCCTGCGCAGATGGTGCGTGGAGAGCAGCTGGCCGAGTTAATGCCGAGACACCAGACCGGAACCATTGCCGCGCTTCATACGCCTTTGGATGGCCGGGCCGAGCCGCAACTGGCCACTCATGCGATTGCCAGCGCGGCGCGGGCCGCCGGTGCAAAGGTGATGACCGAATGCGCGGTGCGCAGTGTCGAGACCGAGGCCGGAAAGATCAGTGGCGTAATGACAGAACGCGGGCGGGTCGGGTGTTCCGCCGTTGTGGTTGCTGGCGGGGCCTGGTCGCGGCTTTTCCTTGGAAATGCTGGGATCTGGCTGCCGCAGATGAAGGTGTTGAACTCGGTTCTGCGGACATCGGCTGTGCAGGATGGCCCAGAGGTTGCCATGTGGGCTAAAGGCTTTGCCCTGCGCAAACGGGCGGACGGCGGCTATTCCATTGCCGATGGCACAGAGAACGTGGTGGACCTCGTTCCCGACAGCTTCCGTCTGGCAATTAGGTTCCTGCCTGCGTTTCTGGACGAGTGGCGCTCTCTGCGGTTCCGTCTGTCCGAGCGCTGGCGCATTGAGGCAGCGCAGAGCAGACGCTGGCAACCGGATCAGCACACTCCGTTCGAGGCTTGCCGTGTGCTGGATCCCGAGCCCTCGCAGAAGGCCATTCGCAACAGTTGGGGGGCGGCGCAGAAGGCATTTCCCATCCTGCAAGGCGCCGATGTTGTGCAAAGCTGGGGCGGCATGATCGACGTAACACCCGATGCCATCCCTGTGATTTCGCAGGTAGATGACCTGCCGGGCCTGTTCGTCTCTACGGGGTATTCCGGTCATGGCTTTGGCATCGGCCCCGCAGCCGGTCGGCTCACGGCGGATCTTGTCACCGGCGATGCGCCGATTGTCGATCCGCGTCCCTTTGCGCTGGACCGTTTCACAAAAAAGGCGCGGGCGGTGAAGCCCACGCCTGAGAGCGTCAATGCAGCCAAGGTGCCTCTTAGCCCATCATCTGATAGCTGA
- a CDS encoding 2-isopropylmalate synthase: MTNTLEKDRVLIFDTTLRDGEQSPGATMTHDEKLEIAGLLDEMGVDIIEAGFPIASEGDFKAVSEIAERSQNSVICGLARANFKDIDRCAEAVRKAAKPRIHTFIGTSPLHRAIPNLTMDEMAERIHDTVTHARNLVEDVQWSPMDATRTEWDYLCRVIEIAIKAGATTINIPDTVGYTAPLESADLIRRLIETVPGADEVIFATHCHNDLGMATANALAAVEGGARQIECTINGLGERAGNTALEEVVMALKVRNDIMPWHTNVDTTKIMHISRRVSTVSGFPVQFNKAIVGKNAFAHESGIHQDGMLKNKETFEIMRPEDVGLSGTSLPLGKHSGRAALRDKLGQLGYEVGDNQLKDIFVRFKELADRKKEVFDDDIVALMRSGEDAENDYLQLVSMKVVCGTGGPAEATLEMEIDGKDVSATAEGDGPVDATFKAVRKLYPNSAHLQLYQVHAVTEGTDAQATVSVRLEEDGNIATGQSANTDTVVASAKAYINALNRLIVRRGKVGEGADAREISYKDAT; encoded by the coding sequence ATGACGAATACACTCGAGAAAGATCGCGTATTGATCTTTGACACCACCCTGCGCGATGGCGAGCAAAGCCCCGGCGCCACCATGACCCATGATGAAAAGCTCGAGATTGCCGGGCTTTTGGATGAGATGGGCGTCGACATTATCGAAGCCGGGTTCCCCATCGCCTCCGAAGGCGATTTCAAGGCCGTCAGCGAGATTGCAGAACGCTCGCAGAATTCCGTGATCTGCGGGCTGGCGCGCGCTAATTTCAAGGACATCGACCGCTGCGCCGAGGCCGTGCGCAAAGCCGCAAAGCCCCGCATTCACACCTTCATCGGCACCTCACCGCTGCACCGCGCCATCCCGAACCTCACCATGGACGAGATGGCCGAGCGTATCCACGACACGGTCACCCATGCCCGCAATCTGGTCGAGGACGTGCAATGGTCGCCGATGGATGCCACCCGCACCGAATGGGACTATCTCTGCCGGGTGATCGAGATCGCCATCAAGGCCGGCGCCACCACCATCAACATCCCCGATACCGTCGGCTACACCGCACCGCTGGAAAGCGCCGATCTGATCCGCCGTCTGATCGAAACCGTTCCTGGTGCTGATGAGGTGATCTTTGCGACCCACTGCCACAATGACCTTGGCATGGCGACCGCCAACGCCCTGGCAGCCGTGGAGGGCGGCGCACGTCAGATCGAATGTACCATCAACGGGCTTGGGGAACGCGCTGGTAATACAGCTCTGGAAGAGGTCGTGATGGCCCTCAAGGTGCGCAACGACATCATGCCCTGGCACACCAATGTCGATACCACCAAGATCATGCATATCTCCCGCCGGGTCTCGACAGTGTCGGGCTTCCCGGTTCAATTCAACAAGGCCATCGTCGGCAAGAACGCCTTTGCCCATGAAAGCGGCATTCACCAGGATGGCATGCTGAAGAACAAGGAAACCTTCGAGATCATGCGCCCCGAAGACGTGGGGCTCTCAGGCACATCTTTGCCGCTGGGCAAACACTCAGGCCGCGCCGCGCTGCGCGACAAACTGGGCCAGCTGGGCTACGAGGTGGGTGACAACCAGCTGAAAGACATCTTTGTGCGCTTCAAAGAGCTTGCCGACCGCAAGAAAGAGGTCTTTGACGACGATATCGTGGCGCTGATGCGCTCGGGCGAGGATGCCGAGAACGACTATCTTCAGCTTGTGTCCATGAAAGTCGTTTGCGGCACTGGCGGCCCTGCCGAAGCCACTCTGGAGATGGAGATCGACGGCAAGGACGTCAGCGCCACAGCCGAGGGCGATGGGCCGGTCGATGCGACCTTCAAGGCTGTGCGCAAGCTCTACCCGAACTCGGCTCATCTGCAGCTCTACCAGGTGCATGCTGTGACCGAAGGCACCGATGCCCAGGCCACGGTCTCCGTGCGGCTTGAGGAAGACGGAAATATCGCCACAGGTCAATCGGCCAACACGGATACAGTCGTTGCCTCGGCCAAGGCCTATATCAATGCCTTGAACCGTCTGATTGTGCGCCGCGGCAAGGTCGGCGAAGGCGCCGACGCGCGCGAAATTTCCTACAAGGACGCAACCTAG
- a CDS encoding NAD+ synthase, with translation MADRFRITLAQLNPTVGDIPGNAAKAREAWEEGRKAGAQLVALPEMFLTGYNTQDLVMKPAFHRAAMAAAEQLAVDCADGPALAVGAPWAEDGKLYNAYLILKEGRIASRILKHHLPNETVFDEVRVFDAGPLGGPYAIGDTRIGSPVCEDGWHEDVAETLAETGAEFLLIPNGSPYFRGKMDVRYNMMVARCIETELPVIYLNMVGGQDDQVFDGGSFVLNPGGALVVQMPLFDEAITQLDLERTSEGWRAVEGEKAHLPDAWEQDYRAMVESLRDYMRKTGFKKAMLGLSGGVDSAIVATIAVDALGADNVRCVMLPSEYTSAESLEDAEAVAKALGVRYDYVPISEGRAAITNTLAPLFEGRDADITEENIQSRLRGLLLMAMSNKFGEMLLTTGNKSEVAVGYATIYGDMNGGYNPIKDLYKTRVFETCRWRNANHRPWMMGPAGEVIRPNVIDKPPSAELREDQKDSDSLPDYPELDALLTILVDEEGSIADCEAAGFDRDVAKRVEHLIYISEYKRFQSAPGTRLTPRAFWMDRRYPIANRWRDPS, from the coding sequence ATGGCAGACCGGTTCCGTATCACTCTGGCGCAGTTGAACCCCACGGTGGGCGACATTCCGGGCAATGCGGCCAAGGCTCGCGAGGCTTGGGAAGAGGGGCGCAAAGCCGGTGCGCAACTGGTGGCCCTGCCGGAGATGTTCCTCACGGGGTACAACACCCAGGATCTGGTGATGAAGCCCGCCTTTCATCGCGCCGCCATGGCGGCTGCGGAACAGCTGGCGGTGGACTGTGCTGATGGTCCGGCGCTGGCGGTGGGGGCGCCCTGGGCCGAAGATGGCAAGCTCTACAACGCCTATCTGATCCTGAAAGAGGGGCGGATCGCTTCGCGCATCCTGAAGCACCACCTGCCGAATGAAACCGTCTTTGACGAGGTGCGCGTCTTTGATGCCGGGCCGCTGGGCGGGCCTTATGCGATTGGTGACACCCGCATCGGAAGCCCGGTCTGCGAGGACGGCTGGCATGAGGATGTCGCGGAAACTCTGGCCGAAACCGGCGCCGAGTTCCTGCTGATCCCCAATGGCTCGCCCTATTTCCGCGGCAAGATGGATGTGCGCTACAATATGATGGTGGCGCGCTGCATCGAGACCGAACTGCCGGTGATATACCTCAATATGGTCGGCGGGCAGGACGATCAGGTTTTTGATGGGGGCAGTTTCGTATTGAACCCTGGCGGTGCTCTGGTCGTGCAGATGCCGCTTTTCGACGAGGCGATCACCCAGCTGGATCTGGAGCGCACATCCGAAGGCTGGCGCGCAGTGGAAGGTGAAAAGGCCCATCTGCCGGATGCGTGGGAGCAGGACTACCGCGCCATGGTCGAATCCTTGCGCGACTACATGCGCAAGACCGGGTTCAAGAAGGCTATGCTGGGGCTGTCTGGCGGGGTGGATTCAGCGATTGTTGCGACCATTGCCGTCGATGCCTTGGGAGCCGACAATGTACGCTGCGTTATGCTGCCTTCGGAATACACCAGCGCAGAATCCCTTGAGGATGCTGAAGCCGTCGCCAAGGCGCTGGGCGTGCGCTATGACTATGTGCCGATAAGCGAGGGGCGCGCGGCGATCACCAACACGCTCGCCCCTCTGTTCGAAGGGCGCGATGCGGATATCACAGAGGAAAACATCCAGTCCCGCCTGCGTGGCCTTCTGTTGATGGCAATGTCCAACAAGTTTGGCGAGATGCTGCTGACCACTGGCAACAAGTCCGAGGTCGCAGTGGGCTATGCCACCATCTATGGCGACATGAATGGCGGCTACAATCCGATCAAGGATCTCTACAAGACCCGTGTCTTTGAAACCTGCCGCTGGCGCAATGCCAATCACCGCCCGTGGATGATGGGGCCTGCGGGTGAAGTGATCCGCCCCAATGTAATCGATAAACCCCCGAGTGCCGAACTGCGTGAAGATCAAAAAGACAGCGACAGCTTGCCTGATTACCCCGAGCTGGATGCGCTGCTCACGATCCTCGTCGATGAAGAAGGCTCGATCGCCGATTGCGAGGCCGCCGGGTTTGACCGTGATGTTGCAAAGCGGGTGGAGCACTTGATTTATATTAGTGAATACAAACGCTTCCAGTCCGCTCCGGGAACGCGCCTGACACCTCGCGCCTTTTGGATGGATCGCCGTTACCCTATCGCGAACCGCTGGCGCGATCCCAGCTGA
- the gltX gene encoding glutamate--tRNA ligase, with translation MTTTRFAPSPTGYIHVGNLRTALMNYLIARKAGGTFILRIDDTDPERSKEEYVDAIKQDLEWLGLQWDRVERQSERLDRYHAAADKLRGIGRFYEAFETPTELDLKRKKQLNMGKPPVYDRAALDLSDDQKAALRAERGDGVWRFKLDHERIEWADGILGDISIDAASVSDPVLIRGDGQFLYTLASVVDDTEFGVTHVVRGSDHVTNTATQIQIIEALGGSVPDFAHHSLLTGPQGEALSKRLGTLALRDLREQGVQPMALLSLMARLGSSDPVELRSDMGELIEGFDIGRFGAAPTKFDVQDLFPLTGRYLQTLPLEAVQAQVEDLGVPADKQAAFWNVAKENITTLKDLEGWWALCRDGAEPLIADEDGEFIAEAMTMLPDGPYDATTWGSWTAAVKEATGRKGKSLFMPLRKAVTGMERGPDMSALLALMEKVRAKG, from the coding sequence ATGACCACCACCCGTTTTGCTCCCTCGCCCACTGGTTACATCCACGTTGGCAACCTGCGCACCGCGCTGATGAATTACCTGATCGCCCGCAAGGCAGGCGGCACCTTCATTCTGCGTATCGATGATACCGATCCTGAGCGGTCGAAGGAAGAATATGTCGATGCGATCAAGCAGGATCTGGAGTGGCTGGGGTTGCAGTGGGACCGGGTAGAGCGCCAGTCGGAACGGCTGGATCGCTATCACGCGGCCGCCGACAAGCTGCGCGGGATCGGGCGGTTCTACGAAGCCTTTGAAACGCCCACCGAACTGGACCTCAAACGCAAGAAACAGCTGAATATGGGCAAGCCGCCGGTCTATGACCGGGCCGCTTTGGATCTGTCCGATGATCAGAAGGCGGCCTTGCGCGCCGAGCGCGGCGATGGGGTGTGGCGCTTCAAGTTGGATCACGAACGCATCGAATGGGCCGATGGCATCCTTGGGGATATCTCGATTGATGCGGCCTCCGTGTCGGACCCGGTGCTGATCCGGGGCGATGGGCAGTTCCTCTACACGCTGGCCTCGGTTGTCGATGACACGGAATTTGGCGTCACACATGTGGTGCGCGGATCGGACCATGTGACAAATACCGCGACCCAGATCCAGATCATTGAGGCGCTTGGTGGGTCGGTCCCCGACTTCGCCCACCATTCCCTGCTGACGGGCCCTCAGGGCGAGGCTCTGTCCAAGCGCCTTGGTACGCTTGCGTTGCGCGATCTTCGGGAACAGGGCGTGCAGCCGATGGCGCTGCTTAGTCTGATGGCGCGTCTTGGCTCGTCCGATCCGGTTGAGCTGCGCTCTGACATGGGGGAGCTGATTGAGGGCTTTGACATCGGTCGCTTCGGCGCGGCGCCGACGAAGTTTGATGTGCAGGATCTGTTCCCGCTGACCGGCCGCTACCTGCAGACATTGCCGCTCGAGGCGGTGCAGGCGCAGGTCGAGGACCTGGGCGTTCCGGCGGACAAGCAGGCGGCATTCTGGAATGTGGCCAAGGAAAACATCACCACGCTCAAAGATCTTGAGGGCTGGTGGGCGCTGTGCCGGGATGGGGCTGAGCCGCTGATCGCTGACGAGGACGGGGAGTTTATCGCCGAGGCAATGACAATGCTTCCCGATGGCCCATATGATGCGACGACCTGGGGCAGCTGGACTGCAGCCGTCAAAGAGGCCACGGGCCGCAAGGGAAAATCCCTGTTCATGCCGCTGCGCAAGGCTGTGACCGGCATGGAACGCGGTCCCGACATGAGCGCGCTTCTGGCTTTGATGGAAAAGGTCCGCGCTAAGGGCTGA
- a CDS encoding cryptochrome/photolyase family protein has translation MARLVLVLGDQLSETLSALAAGNKAKDTVVMAEVAEEGTYVRHHPKKIALVLAAMRKFAGHLREEGWEVAYTRLEDEDNTGTIADELLRRAQQTGAEEVIATTPGEWRLIRELQSLPLKVSLKPDTRFIASRADFTDWAEGRKQLRMEYFYREMRRKTGLLMEGGKPAAGKWNFDHDNRKAPPKEITCAGPMQFTPDAETDEVLDLVEERFGDHFGELRPFHFAVTRSDALRALEQFIREGLPLFGDYQDAMLRGEKWLYHSVLSPYLNIGLLEPLEVCRAAEEAWKAGDVPINAAEGFIRQILGWREFVRGIYFLEGEDYPSRNALEHSRALPPLYWGAETGMRCLSEAIAQTQEEAYAHHIQRLMVTGNFALLAGINPTEVHEWYLAVYADAFEWVEAPNTVGMSQFADGGIVGSKPYVSSGAYINRMSDYCKSCAYKVSQKVGEGACPFNLLYWHFLVRHRERFASNPRMGNMYRTWDRMAEDRRAQVISEAEEFLARMDAGDRV, from the coding sequence ATGGCACGGCTTGTTCTGGTTCTTGGCGATCAGTTGAGTGAGACGCTGTCCGCTTTGGCGGCAGGTAACAAGGCAAAGGATACGGTCGTGATGGCCGAGGTCGCCGAAGAGGGCACCTATGTGCGCCACCACCCCAAGAAGATCGCCCTCGTCCTTGCTGCGATGCGCAAGTTTGCGGGCCATTTGCGGGAGGAGGGGTGGGAGGTCGCCTACACGCGTCTTGAGGATGAGGACAACACCGGCACCATCGCTGATGAGCTGTTGCGGCGCGCGCAGCAGACCGGCGCGGAGGAAGTGATCGCCACCACGCCCGGTGAGTGGCGCTTGATCCGCGAGTTGCAGTCCCTGCCGCTGAAGGTCAGCCTAAAGCCGGACACGCGCTTCATTGCCTCCCGTGCCGATTTCACGGACTGGGCAGAGGGGCGCAAACAGTTGCGCATGGAATATTTCTACCGGGAGATGCGGCGCAAGACCGGGCTGCTGATGGAGGGGGGCAAACCTGCGGCGGGCAAATGGAACTTTGATCACGACAATCGCAAGGCGCCGCCTAAGGAGATTACTTGCGCTGGCCCGATGCAGTTCACCCCGGATGCAGAAACTGACGAGGTTTTGGACCTGGTTGAGGAGCGATTTGGTGATCACTTCGGGGAATTGCGCCCGTTTCATTTCGCAGTTACGCGCAGCGATGCCCTTCGGGCACTTGAACAATTCATCCGCGAAGGGCTGCCGCTCTTCGGGGATTATCAGGACGCCATGCTGCGTGGCGAGAAATGGCTCTATCATTCGGTGCTGTCGCCCTATCTGAACATCGGTCTTCTGGAGCCTCTGGAGGTTTGCCGCGCCGCCGAGGAGGCCTGGAAGGCGGGGGATGTGCCGATCAACGCCGCCGAAGGCTTCATTCGACAGATCCTTGGCTGGCGGGAGTTCGTGCGGGGCATCTATTTCCTGGAAGGAGAAGACTACCCCAGCCGCAATGCCCTGGAGCACAGCCGTGCGTTGCCGCCGCTGTACTGGGGCGCTGAGACAGGGATGCGCTGCCTGTCCGAGGCCATCGCCCAAACGCAGGAAGAGGCATACGCCCACCACATTCAGCGCCTGATGGTCACCGGGAATTTCGCGCTTCTGGCGGGGATCAATCCGACCGAGGTGCATGAATGGTATCTGGCGGTTTATGCCGATGCATTCGAATGGGTGGAGGCGCCCAATACCGTCGGCATGAGCCAGTTTGCCGATGGCGGCATCGTGGGTTCCAAACCCTATGTCTCAAGCGGGGCCTACATCAACCGCATGTCCGACTACTGCAAAAGCTGCGCCTACAAGGTCAGTCAGAAGGTGGGGGAGGGGGCTTGCCCTTTCAATCTGCTCTATTGGCACTTTCTGGTCCGTCACCGGGAGCGGTTCGCCAGCAATCCGCGTATGGGCAATATGTACCGCACTTGGGACCGAATGGCAGAAGACAGGCGGGCACAGGTCATTTCCGAGGCGGAAGAGTTCCTTGCCCGCATGGATGCAGGCGACCGGGTTTAA
- a CDS encoding MBL fold metallo-hydrolase, whose amino-acid sequence MTIRLSRRAALTGAAALPLAASAAPALADGHAAKAPASHTRSFKLGDFTVTTLLDGSLPRDGAKEIFGGGATDEEFAEVSAQNFIPADMAQFFFTPTLVDTGSEKVLFDTGLGQGGIQKALAEAGVTPDQIDVVVLTHMHPDHIGGMTTDGAATFANARYVTGRAEYDFWSKMEAGNRVGDLVAQKVTPMAEKMSFIEDGGEVASGISAMAAFGHTPGHMTYMLDSGGQQLVLTADLANHYVWSFAHPEWEVRFDMDKEAATASRRRVMDMLAASRTPMIGYHMPFPAAGFVETRGEGYRFVPVSYQMMG is encoded by the coding sequence ATGACCATCAGACTATCCAGACGCGCAGCCCTGACCGGGGCTGCAGCCTTGCCACTCGCCGCCTCCGCCGCGCCTGCGCTGGCAGACGGGCATGCCGCAAAAGCCCCCGCAAGCCACACCCGCAGTTTCAAGCTTGGTGATTTCACCGTGACCACCCTGCTGGATGGCAGCCTGCCGCGAGACGGCGCGAAAGAGATCTTTGGCGGCGGTGCAACGGACGAGGAATTTGCCGAGGTCTCCGCTCAGAACTTCATTCCTGCGGACATGGCGCAGTTCTTCTTTACGCCAACGCTGGTCGATACCGGCAGCGAAAAGGTACTGTTTGACACCGGTCTTGGACAGGGCGGCATCCAGAAGGCGCTGGCTGAGGCCGGTGTGACCCCCGATCAGATCGACGTGGTTGTTCTTACTCACATGCACCCTGACCATATTGGCGGCATGACCACCGATGGCGCGGCGACCTTTGCCAATGCACGCTACGTGACGGGGCGCGCCGAATATGACTTCTGGTCCAAGATGGAGGCCGGAAACCGGGTTGGCGATCTGGTGGCGCAGAAAGTGACCCCCATGGCCGAGAAAATGTCATTTATCGAAGATGGCGGCGAGGTTGCGTCGGGCATTTCCGCCATGGCCGCCTTTGGCCATACCCCCGGACACATGACCTACATGCTCGACAGCGGCGGGCAGCAGCTGGTGTTGACGGCGGATCTGGCCAACCACTACGTCTGGTCCTTTGCGCATCCCGAATGGGAAGTGCGCTTTGACATGGACAAAGAGGCTGCCACAGCATCGCGTCGTCGCGTTATGGATATGCTGGCCGCAAGCCGTACGCCGATGATCGGCTACCACATGCCCTTCCCGGCAGCCGGTTTTGTCGAGACACGCGGCGAAGGCTACCGCTTTGTCCCAGTCAGCTATCAGATGATGGGCTAA